A stretch of the Panthera uncia isolate 11264 chromosome D1, Puncia_PCG_1.0, whole genome shotgun sequence genome encodes the following:
- the CCDC153 gene encoding coiled-coil domain-containing protein 153 isoform X1: MSGSPYREIQQKQERILQDSKEMPSKTKGKGMKAGSQKKRKNVGADVEAKSAHRLAVLEKELLQDHLALRRDEARRAKASEDQLRWRLRVLEAELEEARSEGKAVYAEMSRQCQVLQKEMETRSRQLEEEVRGLREQLETCQREAEAAREGAEQALRERDQTLAQLRAHVADIEAKYEEILHPGPTLGQAESSEASVGWGRAETSYPIQGAAPPVWTQPPGSVKL, from the exons atgaGTGGGTCACCCTACAGGGAAATACAACAGAAGCAAGAGAGGATCCTACAG gacAGCAAGGAGATGCCATCTAAGACCAAAGGAAAAGGGATGAAAGCTGGgtcacagaagaagagaaagaacgtGGGTGCTG ATGTGGAAGCCAAATCCGCACACAGGCTGGCAGTGCTGGAAAAGGAGTTGCTCCAAGACCACTTGG CTCTGAGGAGGGACGAGGCCCGCCGAGCCAAGGCTTCTGAAGACCAGCTGAGGTGGAGGCTGCGAGTGCTAGAGGCTGAGTTGGAAGAGGCCCGAAGTGAGGGGAAGGCCGTCTATGCAG AGATGAGTCGCCAGTGCCAAGTCCTGCAGAAGGAAATGGAGACCCGCAGCAGGCAGCTGGAAGAAGAAGTGAGGGGCCTTCGGGAGCAGCTGG AGACGTGCCAGAGGGAGGCTGAGGCCGcacgggaaggggcagagcaggCCCTCAGAGAGCGGGACCAGACCCTGGCTCAGCTTCGGGCACACGTGGCAGACATAGAGGCCAAGTACGAGGAAATCTTACAC CCTGGACCAACTCTTGGCCAAGCTGAGAGCAGTGAAGCCTCAGTGGGATGGGGCCGTGCTGAGACTTCATACCCAATACAAGGAGCGGCTCCGCCAGTTTGGACTCAACCCCCTGGATCTGTGAAGCTGTAA
- the CCDC153 gene encoding coiled-coil domain-containing protein 153 isoform X4 → MSGSPYREIQQKQERILQDSKEMPSKTKGKGMKAGSQKKRKNVGAALRRDEARRAKASEDQLRWRLRVLEAELEEARSEGKAVYAEMSRQCQVLQKEMETRSRQLEEEVRGLREQLETCQREAEAAREGAEQALRERDQTLAQLRAHVADIEAKYEEILHPGPTLGQAESSEASVGWGRAETSYPIQGAAPPVWTQPPGSVKL, encoded by the exons atgaGTGGGTCACCCTACAGGGAAATACAACAGAAGCAAGAGAGGATCCTACAG gacAGCAAGGAGATGCCATCTAAGACCAAAGGAAAAGGGATGAAAGCTGGgtcacagaagaagagaaagaacgtGGGTGCTG CTCTGAGGAGGGACGAGGCCCGCCGAGCCAAGGCTTCTGAAGACCAGCTGAGGTGGAGGCTGCGAGTGCTAGAGGCTGAGTTGGAAGAGGCCCGAAGTGAGGGGAAGGCCGTCTATGCAG AGATGAGTCGCCAGTGCCAAGTCCTGCAGAAGGAAATGGAGACCCGCAGCAGGCAGCTGGAAGAAGAAGTGAGGGGCCTTCGGGAGCAGCTGG AGACGTGCCAGAGGGAGGCTGAGGCCGcacgggaaggggcagagcaggCCCTCAGAGAGCGGGACCAGACCCTGGCTCAGCTTCGGGCACACGTGGCAGACATAGAGGCCAAGTACGAGGAAATCTTACAC CCTGGACCAACTCTTGGCCAAGCTGAGAGCAGTGAAGCCTCAGTGGGATGGGGCCGTGCTGAGACTTCATACCCAATACAAGGAGCGGCTCCGCCAGTTTGGACTCAACCCCCTGGATCTGTGAAGCTGTAA
- the CCDC153 gene encoding coiled-coil domain-containing protein 153 isoform X2, which yields MPSKTKGKGMKAGSQKKRKNVGADVEAKSAHRLAVLEKELLQDHLALRRDEARRAKASEDQLRWRLRVLEAELEEARSEGKAVYAEMSRQCQVLQKEMETRSRQLEEEVRGLREQLETCQREAEAAREGAEQALRERDQTLAQLRAHVADIEAKYEEILHGSLDQLLAKLRAVKPQWDGAVLRLHTQYKERLRQFGLNPLDL from the exons ATGCCATCTAAGACCAAAGGAAAAGGGATGAAAGCTGGgtcacagaagaagagaaagaacgtGGGTGCTG ATGTGGAAGCCAAATCCGCACACAGGCTGGCAGTGCTGGAAAAGGAGTTGCTCCAAGACCACTTGG CTCTGAGGAGGGACGAGGCCCGCCGAGCCAAGGCTTCTGAAGACCAGCTGAGGTGGAGGCTGCGAGTGCTAGAGGCTGAGTTGGAAGAGGCCCGAAGTGAGGGGAAGGCCGTCTATGCAG AGATGAGTCGCCAGTGCCAAGTCCTGCAGAAGGAAATGGAGACCCGCAGCAGGCAGCTGGAAGAAGAAGTGAGGGGCCTTCGGGAGCAGCTGG AGACGTGCCAGAGGGAGGCTGAGGCCGcacgggaaggggcagagcaggCCCTCAGAGAGCGGGACCAGACCCTGGCTCAGCTTCGGGCACACGTGGCAGACATAGAGGCCAAGTACGAGGAAATCTTACAC GGCAGCCTGGACCAACTCTTGGCCAAGCTGAGAGCAGTGAAGCCTCAGTGGGATGGGGCCGTGCTGAGACTTCATACCCAATACAAGGAGCGGCTCCGCCAGTTTGGACTCAACCCCCTGGATCTGTGA
- the CCDC153 gene encoding coiled-coil domain-containing protein 153 isoform X3, which yields MPSKTKGKGMKAGSQKKRKNVGADVEAKSAHRLAVLEKELLQDHLALRRDEARRAKASEDQLRWRLRVLEAELEEARSEGKAVYAEMSRQCQVLQKEMETRSRQLEEEVRGLREQLETCQREAEAAREGAEQALRERDQTLAQLRAHVADIEAKYEEILHPGPTLGQAESSEASVGWGRAETSYPIQGAAPPVWTQPPGSVKL from the exons ATGCCATCTAAGACCAAAGGAAAAGGGATGAAAGCTGGgtcacagaagaagagaaagaacgtGGGTGCTG ATGTGGAAGCCAAATCCGCACACAGGCTGGCAGTGCTGGAAAAGGAGTTGCTCCAAGACCACTTGG CTCTGAGGAGGGACGAGGCCCGCCGAGCCAAGGCTTCTGAAGACCAGCTGAGGTGGAGGCTGCGAGTGCTAGAGGCTGAGTTGGAAGAGGCCCGAAGTGAGGGGAAGGCCGTCTATGCAG AGATGAGTCGCCAGTGCCAAGTCCTGCAGAAGGAAATGGAGACCCGCAGCAGGCAGCTGGAAGAAGAAGTGAGGGGCCTTCGGGAGCAGCTGG AGACGTGCCAGAGGGAGGCTGAGGCCGcacgggaaggggcagagcaggCCCTCAGAGAGCGGGACCAGACCCTGGCTCAGCTTCGGGCACACGTGGCAGACATAGAGGCCAAGTACGAGGAAATCTTACAC CCTGGACCAACTCTTGGCCAAGCTGAGAGCAGTGAAGCCTCAGTGGGATGGGGCCGTGCTGAGACTTCATACCCAATACAAGGAGCGGCTCCGCCAGTTTGGACTCAACCCCCTGGATCTGTGAAGCTGTAA
- the NHERF4 gene encoding LOW QUALITY PROTEIN: Na(+)/H(+) exchange regulatory cofactor NHE-RF4 (The sequence of the model RefSeq protein was modified relative to this genomic sequence to represent the inferred CDS: deleted 1 base in 1 codon; substituted 2 bases at 2 genomic stop codons), translating to MLGRIGARGGGDPRWGRPSFAPQVETGTRVPMSACSYLCPLPPCRKFEFNPKQGIDNPVLSLAEDLDPSGNPLALGNHSLSPEIPQLLTASRLLGNHSTRPPSDSSLVGSNCVEVGGVWVFSSVQATLPTFGYLAPLPNTXLGRSLPSALSQGXRLPGTRRLVFGPCPLFLPLFCCPHPLPDLWSLERPRFCLLSKEEGRSFGFHLRQELGKAVPVVCRVEPGTSAQRQGLREGDRILGVNDHVVECEDYAVVVRRIRASGPRVLLTVLAQHVYDMVQARQGNSAHLSPTLGPGVRPRLCHIVKDEGGFGFSVTYSYQAPFWLVLSTGGAAERAGVPPGARLLEVNGVSVEKFTYNQLGRKLWQSGEQVTLLVAGPEVEEQCRRLGMPLAAPLAEGWALPTKPRSLHLQKGPRGFGFLLREEKGLDGQPGQFLWEVDPGLPAEKAGMQAGDRLVAVAGESVEGLGHEETVSRIRAQGSSVSLTVVDRKADRFFSMVRLSPLLFLESTEAPASPQENCSASLVETKDLPVEDTAMPLVPCGSRQCFLYPGPGGGYGFRLTCVASEPRLFVSQVTLGGSAARAGLQTGDVILEVNGYPMGGENDLEKLQQLVEAEPPLCLKLAARSCRGFEACNRPGFGEDGALASELL from the exons ATGCTGGGAAGGATTGGGGCAAGGGGCGGAGGAGATCCAAGGTGGGGAAGGCCTTCATTCGCACCTCAAGTAGAGACCGGGACCAGAGTCCCGATGTCAGCTTGCTCCTACCTGTGTCCCTTGCCTCCTTGCAGGAAGTTTGAGTTTAACCCAAAGCAGGGCATTGATAATCCTGTCCTCTCTCTGGCTGAAGACCTTGACCCCTCCGGTAACCCCCTCGCCCTGGGCAACCATTCCCTTTCCCCAGAGATACCACAGCTCCTCACC GCCTCCCGTCTCCTTGGTAACCACTCCACTCGGCCTCCCTCTGATAGCAGCCTGGTGGGGAGTAACTGTGTGGAGGTAGGAGGGGTTTGGGTGTTTTCTTCTGTCCAAGCCACTCTTCCCACATTTGGGTATTTGGCCCCACTGCCCAATACTTAACTGGGTAGGAGCCTGCCCAGTGCCCTATCACAAGGGTAGCGTCTGCCAGGCACAAGGCGACTTGTATTTGGGCCatgccccctcttcctcccccttttctGTTGCCCACATCCCCTTCCAGATCTCTGGAGCCTGGAGCGGCCTCGCTTCTGTCTGCTGAGCAAAGAGGAGGGCAGGAGTTTTGGCTTCCACCTGAGACAGGAGCTGGGCAAGGCTGTGCCTGTGGTGTGCAGGGTGGAGCCAGGCACATCTGCCCAGCGCCAGGGTCTTCGGGAAGGGGACCGGATCCTAGGGGTGAACGACCACGTTGTGGAATGCGAAGACTATGCTGTG GTGGTGCGCCGTATCCGGGCCAGCGGTCCGCGGGTGTTGCTGACAGTTTTGGCGCAGCACGTGTATGACATGGTTCAAGCTCGGCAGGGGAACAGTGCCCACCTGTCTCCTACTCTCGGCCCAGGGGTCCGGCCCCGACTGTGTCACATAGTGAAAGATGAGGGCGGCTTTGGCTTCAGTGTCACCTACA GTTATCAGGCTCCTTTCTGGTTGGTGCTGAGCACTGGAGGAGCAGCTGAGCGGGCCGGGGTGCCTCCTGGGGCCCGACTGCTAGAAGTGAATGGGGTCAGCGTGGAGAAGTTCACTTATAACCAACTCGGCAGGAAG CTTTGGCAGAGTGGAGAGCAAGTGACCCTGCTGGTGGCCGGGCCGGAGGTGGAGGAACAGTGTCGCCGGCTGGGAATGCCCCTGGCTGCACCCTTAGCGGAGGGCTGGGCGCTGCCCACCAAGCCGCGCTCTCTGCACCTACAGAAGGGGCCCCGGGGCTTTGGGTTCCTGCTTCGGGAGGAGAAAGGTCTTGACGGCCAACCCG GACAGTTCCTGTGGGAGGTGGACCCAGGACTGCCAGCTGAGAAAGCCGGGATGCAGGCTGGGGACCGGCTGGTGGCTGTGGCTGGGGAAAGTGTGGAGGGGCTGGGCCACGAGGAGACAGTGTCCAGGATCCGCGCGCAGGGCTCTTCTGTTTCCCTCACTGTTGTCGACCGTAAGGCTGACCGCTTCTTCAGCATG GTTCGCTTGTCCCCACTTCTCTTCTTGGAGAGCACAGAggctcctgcctctccccaggaAAACTGCTCGGCCTCTCTGGTTGAAACCAAGGACCTACCAGTTGAAGACACAGCCATGCCTCTTGTCCCGTGTGGCTCCCGCCAGTGCTTCCTGTACCCTGGGCCTGGCGGTGGCTACGGCTTCCGGCTTACCTGTGTGGCCAGTGAGCCTCGTCTCTTCGTCTCCCAG GTGACCCTAGGAGGCTCAGCTGCCCGGGCGGGGCTGCAAACGGGAGACGTGATTCTGGAGGTGAATGGGTATCCCATGGGTGGAGAGAATGACCTGGAAAAGCTTCAGCAGCTGGTTGAGGCTGAGCCACCCCTCTGCCTGAAGCTGGCCGCCAGGTCCTGCCGGGGCTTCGAAGCCTGCAATCGCCCAGGGTTTGGAGAG GACGGGGCTCTAGCCTCAGAGCTGCTGTAG